A stretch of the Capsicum annuum cultivar UCD-10X-F1 chromosome 8, UCD10Xv1.1, whole genome shotgun sequence genome encodes the following:
- the LOC107838958 gene encoding protein ALP1-like, whose protein sequence is MNDNLPNKRRRRRKEAVQEAPSNQYSTSVGETDEFGVENQGAVKTKELKEIITSLLLLEEQEKSEQEEFAKEEEENKLLFDANHKKTTKVMWDYYSNVQQHHSDLQQLDGVRKRKVRGNSTAASAAACALASAAVAEEEIISTNKTSEKGAPQRRLWVKNRSKAWWDQCNSADFPEEEFKKAFRMGKDTFELICNELSSVVAKENTMLRDAVPVKQRVAVCIWRLATGEPLRLVSKRFGLGISTCHKLVLEVCTAIRTVLMPKYLQWPDEEKMQNIKDEYEAISGIPNVVGSMYTTHIPIIAPKISVAAYFNKRHTERNQKTSYSITVQGVVDPNGVFTDVCIGWPGSMPDDQVLEKSALFQRANTGLLNGVWIVGSSGYPLMDWVLVPYTQHNLTWTQHAFNEKIGEVQSVAKEAFVRLKRRWSCLQKRTEVKLQDLPVVLGACCVLHNICQMRNEEMDPDLNFELIDDEMVPEIQLRSSNAKLARDAIAHNLLHHNHAGTSFLP, encoded by the coding sequence ATGAATGACAACTTACCCAATAAACGccgtagaagaaggaaagaagcCGTTCAAGAAGCACCAAGTAATCAGTACAGCACCAGCGTCGGCGAAACTGATGAATTTGGGGTGGAAAATCAAGGTGCTGTAAAAACCAAAGAACTGAAAGAGATAATAACCTCCTTGTTGTTACTTGAAGAACAAGAAAAATCCGAACAAGAGGAATTTgcaaaggaagaagaagagaataaaCTCTTATTCGACGCAAATCACAAGAAAACAACTAAAGTGATGTGGGATTATTATTCAAACGTTCAACAACATCATTCCGATTTACAACAGCTAGATGGTGTTCGTAAACGGAAAGTCCGAGGGAATTCTACTGCTGCTTCTGCTGCTGCTTGTGCCCTTGCTTCTGCTGCTGTGGCAGAGGAAGAAATCATTTCGACTAATAAAACCAGCGAAAAGGGTGCTCCCCAAAGGCGGTTGTGGGTGAAGAATAGATCAAAAGCTTGGTGGGATCAATGTAACAGTGCTGATTTCCCTGAAGAGGAGTTCAAGAAAGCTTTTCGAATGGGAAAAGATACATTTGAACTAATATGTAATGAATTGAGTTCTGTGGTTGCCAAAGAGAATACAATGCTAAGAGATGCTGTACCTGTAAAACAGCGTGTAGCTGTTTGTATATGGAGACTGGCTACTGGAGAGCCCCTTAGATTGGTCTCAAAGAGGTTTGGATTGGGGATTTCGACTTGCCATAAGCTTGTGCTTGAGGTTTGTACCGCGATTAGGACTGTGTTGATGCCCAAGTATCTTCAATGGCCTGATGAagagaaaatgcagaatataaaGGATGAGTATGAGGCTATTTCAGGGATCCCCAATGTTGTGGGATCAATGTATACAACTCATATACCTATAATTGCTCCTAAAATTAGTGTTGCTGCTTATTTTAATAAGAGGCATACCGAGAGGAACCAGAAAACATCTTATTCGATTACTGTCCAAGGTGTGGTTGATCCAAATGGGGTGTTTACTGACGTGTGTATTGGATGGCCTGGTTCGATGCCTGATGATCAGGTACTGGAGAAATCTGCCCTATTCCAGAGGGCGAATACAGGGTTACTGAATGGTGTTTGGATTGTTGGCAGTTCTGGATACCCTTTGATGGATTGGGTTTTAGTGCCCTATACACAGCATAATCTGACTTGGACTCAACACGCTTTTAATGAGAAGATTGGTGAGGTTCAGAGTGTCGCAAAGGAGGCGTTTGTGAGGTTGAAAAGGAGATGGTCTTGTTTGCAGAAAAGAACAGAGGTGAAACTTCAAGATTTGCCCGTGGTGCTAGGGGCGTGCTGCGTGTTGCATAATATATGCCAGATGCGGAACGAGGAAATGGATCCGGACCTCAATTTTGAGCTCATCGATGATGAAATGGTTCCTGAGATTCAATTGAGATCAAGCAATGCTAAGCTTGCAAGGGATGCCATTGCTCATAATCTTCTGCACCATAACCATGCTGGTACTTCTTTCCTTCCATGA